The genomic DNA CTAGGACGATTATACGTTCTGGCTTGTCAGTCTTGTTTAACAGTATTCAGCCTCATCTCTAGGGTTTCTATACCCTCGGAGATTTGAATATGACTTACCCTACCGAACCGCAATTGGCTGTCGGTCAACTGTTGCACGATCGTTTTGAGCGAGAAGCGGTAAAACTATTGCTGATTGGCAATCCCGCTGCCGTGGAGCAGTGCATCATCGAACTGGAGCGCAAAGGCTTTTGTGATAGCTATGCCTGGAGTGCCTCCCTACCGATCAATGCAAATTCGGCGATCGTCGTTCCTCGTCCGGGTGAAGAAATGCGATTGTACAAACGCTGGTATCCGCCCACCGTGCAGCGCATTCCTCTCTAACGTTTCCTTGCCCTGATTCCAGTTAATACAGAGCGGCTGCGAAATGACTTGATTCGATCGAGCAAAACCGCAGTCGCTTTGGGGCGATCGTTCTTAGTGATTAGGATACTTTAGCGTTAGGCATGATTTACTTAAATCCCTGGGGTTAACATCATGTATCTTGACAAAGCAAAAGCACGATTCCAAGAACTTGAGCAGATTGGAGATATTTATAAAAATCAGCCTTGTTCACTGGAAGAAGTTGAACTTTTAGAGAAAGATTTGAAGTTAAAGCTGCCTGTTGCATACCGAGAATTTCTTCTATGGTGTGGAAATCGTTGTGGATTTCTTGATTCGGATAGGTATTTCTGGAGTGATGTAAAGGACTTTCACCGTGAATTGCTTGAGGAAACAATGGAAATCCTCAATCTGCCGATGACCCTAATCCCCTCAGATGCCATCATCTTTTACGTAAATCATGGGGGATACGTTTATGCCTTTATTTGTGCTTCTGAAGGAGATAATCCTCCTGTTCACGAACTTCGCAATGGTCAATTAGTCTGGAACCAGACTGACACCATTGAGCAATTCTGTCTTGATAGGATTGAAACTGCGCTTAAGCTTGCAAAAGGTTGTTAACGATTCACAGATGCTATTTGATGAGTAGCCACTGCTAATTTTTCTTATTTGGTTCAACGATTCTGATTTAAAGATAAGCGATCGTGCAGGGAACAGAGGTTGAATATTGCTCTACTAAAAAACTGCCTCCCATTTCTGAGAAGCAGCCTCGATTCTTAACTTAATTTTGCGCTGAGACGATCGCCCTCCTTAAACCCCAGAGAGACGATCGCCCTACAATCCCCCTAACCCACCAGCGATTTCACCTTCTTGATGATGCCATCCGGATCGATGCCCTGATGCGGGTACTGTTCCCACAAGCCGCCGCAGCCCTCTTCGTGGGTGCCGATGTAGGCGTACTTGGGCGTATAGCCACGCTCCAGCAGCCAGCTTCCGAAACGGCTTCCCAGCCCGGTTCTGCGGTTGAATGCCTCCGTGACGAGAACGAAGGGCGCTTTGCCAATCTTCGCCATCATTTCCTCATCGACCACGTTCAGCGTCGATTTGTTGATTACGCCGACTTCGATGCCTTCCTGCTTCAGCCGCTCTGCTGCATCCACTGCCCGATACAGCGAATCGCCAAAGGTGACAATATAGCCCGCACTGCCTTCGCGCACCAGCTCATCTTTGCCAGGAACAAACTTGTAGTTACCCGCAAACAGCTCGTTGCCATTAGTATCCAGGATCATCGGCGTTTTCGATCGTGTCGAGAAGATAAACCGCAGTCCCGGATTAAAGAAGACCGATTCCACGCAGGCTTTCATCTGGTTCGCGTCCGCCGGGAAGTAGAGGCGGGTTTCGTAGCCGTCGTCCAGTCCGTTGTCGGCAAAGAAGTTATTGATGCCGAAGTGGCAGGTATTGTCCGCCATGTCGTCAATGCCGGAGTGGGAGAAGTGGCACAGCAGATTCGACTTGTTCAGCCGCGCCATCGTGATTTCCGAAATGCACATCTCCAGGAAGGCGGCAAAGGTGGCAAAAATGCCCTGCTTCCCTTCCTCCATGCCAAACCCCGCAGCGGCAGACAGGTTGCCCCGCTCCATAATTCCGGACGGAATGAAGACCTCCGGGTGGGCATCGTGGATTTTCTTCAGACCGCAGGAGCCTTCCAGGTCGCTGTCGATCACGACTACTTTGGACTTGCGCTCCTCTTCGCTCATCCGTCCCAGTACCGTCACCACCGCATCACCAAAGACGTTCCGATTGGAGTCCCACTTATCGCTGACGCCCTGGAAGGTGTACTCGTGCTTCGGCTTTTGAATATTGTTCAGATAATCCACCGCTGCCTGGTGTCCCCGCTTCTCCAGGTAAGCCAGCGCCAGCTTCACGGAAATCACGTCATGCCCGTGGTTCGATCCTTCCAATCCTTCAATGCCGGGACACATAGGACGCTTATTGATCACCGCGATCGGTCCAGGCGTAGTAATCGCCTCACAGATCCGGGCATAGAGTCCGTCAATATCTTCCCCGTCGCCCTCCAGCACCTTCATGCCGTGTCCTTCCAGCGTGGTGCGAACGCTAAATCCGGGCAGATATTTCGAGGGGTGTCCGGCGATCGTCACGTCGTTGTCATCGATCAGCAGCTTCACGTTGATGTGCTGCGCCACTGCCAGTCTTGCGGCTTCCGCGTCGTTGCCTTCCTGCTGCGACCCATCCGAACCCAGACAGAACACCGTCTTGCCGGGATGCGCCAGCGCCACACCATTCACGTAGGGCCACATATGACCCAATCGACCGGAGCTAAA from Leptolyngbya ohadii IS1 includes the following:
- a CDS encoding SMI1/KNR4 family protein, whose product is MYLDKAKARFQELEQIGDIYKNQPCSLEEVELLEKDLKLKLPVAYREFLLWCGNRCGFLDSDRYFWSDVKDFHRELLEETMEILNLPMTLIPSDAIIFYVNHGGYVYAFICASEGDNPPVHELRNGQLVWNQTDTIEQFCLDRIETALKLAKGC
- a CDS encoding transketolase C-terminal domain-containing protein, translating into MTTFPIDLSAYKTIQLDPKNSTLTNEQREALKANIQLFRDAIVFFTATGAATGMGGHTGGPYDTVPEVVILDALFRSQPDQFVPIFFDEAGHRVGTQYLMSVLRGQMPAEQLMLYRQANSKLPGHPELGLTPGVQFSSGRLGHMWPYVNGVALAHPGKTVFCLGSDGSQQEGNDAEAARLAVAQHINVKLLIDDNDVTIAGHPSKYLPGFSVRTTLEGHGMKVLEGDGEDIDGLYARICEAITTPGPIAVINKRPMCPGIEGLEGSNHGHDVISVKLALAYLEKRGHQAAVDYLNNIQKPKHEYTFQGVSDKWDSNRNVFGDAVVTVLGRMSEEERKSKVVVIDSDLEGSCGLKKIHDAHPEVFIPSGIMERGNLSAAAGFGMEEGKQGIFATFAAFLEMCISEITMARLNKSNLLCHFSHSGIDDMADNTCHFGINNFFADNGLDDGYETRLYFPADANQMKACVESVFFNPGLRFIFSTRSKTPMILDTNGNELFAGNYKFVPGKDELVREGSAGYIVTFGDSLYRAVDAAERLKQEGIEVGVINKSTLNVVDEEMMAKIGKAPFVLVTEAFNRRTGLGSRFGSWLLERGYTPKYAYIGTHEEGCGGLWEQYPHQGIDPDGIIKKVKSLVG